One segment of Coregonus clupeaformis isolate EN_2021a chromosome 38, ASM2061545v1, whole genome shotgun sequence DNA contains the following:
- the LOC121553995 gene encoding GTPase IMAP family member 4-like, translating into MFGTQKTSMADDYEYSLVHPADLRIVMVGKTGSGKSSTGNTILGKKGFHSKSSPKPVTEMCEKQSVVVYGKKIDVIDTPGVCDILLTETDFIEKIRKQIRGPDKAEIERCIKMSVPGPHVFLLVIKLGRYTEEERKAVKYILDNFGKQASNYTIVLFTGVDQLDDTSVEEFLNESPELQTLVRVCGGRYHAFNNRELGDRTQVRELLEKIEEMVKINGYYTNKMYEKAQTEIRNSQLIELGKQGAITVGSITAVGVGLNKAPTKVLIAAPVQAAVVGTVIVAVAAAAIGGGVSQLVTKRENNN; encoded by the coding sequence GTTTAGTGCATCCAGCTGATCTGAGGATAGTTATGGTGGGGAAGACTGGATCAGGGAAGAGTTCAACAGGAAACACCATCCTGGGGAAAAAGGGGTTCCATTCTAAGTCAAGTCCAAAGCCAGTGACTGAAATGTGTGAGAAACAAAGTGTAGTGGTGTATGGGAAGAAGATTGACGTCATCGACACTCCTGGGGTCTGTGACATATTATTGACAGAAACAGATTTTATTGAGAAAATAAGGAAACAGATTCGGGGACCAGATAAAGCAGAAATAGAGAGATGCATCAAGATGTCAGTCCCAGGACCCCATGTGTTCCTGCTGGTGATCAAGCTGGGTAGATACACAGAGGAGGAAAGAAAAGCAGTGAAGTACATCCTGGACAACTTTGGAAAACAGGCCTCAAACTACACTATAGTATTATTCACTGGTGTAGATCAGCTGGATGACACATCAGTAGAGGAGTTTCTGAACGAGAGTCCGGAGCTTCAGACACTGGTCAGAGTCTGTGGAGGCAGATATCATGCCTTCAACAACAGAGAGCTTGGAGACCGTACTCAGGTCAGAGAGCTGCTGGAGAAGATAGAGGAGATGGTGAAGATCAACGGATACTACACCAATAAGATGTATGAGAAGGCTCAGACAGAGATCAGGAACAGTCAGTTGATAGAGTTGGGTAAACAAGGAGCTATAACAGTTGGATCCATTACAGCAGTAGGAGTAGGTCTTAATAAAGCCCCAACAAAAGTTCTTATTGCAGCCCCAGTACAGGCTGCAGTTGTAGGGACAGtgatagtagcagtagcagcagcagctatAGGAGGAGGGGTGTCACAGCTTGTAACCAAGAGGGAAAACAACAATTAA